Part of the Catalinimonas alkaloidigena genome is shown below.
AGAGAAGAATTAAAAGCTGAAGGTGAAGAGATCATTGTGATAGGGGATGGGCCCTCCGAGATCCGGGAAGGTAGAAAAGTAGGTGCCTTATGTGTAGGCATTGCTTCCGATGAGCTGAGGCGCTACGGGCTTAACCAGCACAAACGAGAAAGACTAATTCGTGCCGGTGCTCATGTCATCATTCCTGACTATGCACAGCTATCAGCATTAGAAAAGCTGCTCTTAGATCTACAGGAAAAACCCGTAAGCTCTTCCTAGTCGCTAATTGATTCCCTCATGAAACGCTCTTTATCAATAACTATCATATTTTTCTTAGGCTTTTCCTTGAAAGCCGAAGCGCAAACTTATGCCGAAAAGCTGGGGTGGGAAGCTGGGCAGAAGCTGCTCATCATGCATGTGGATGATGCCGGTATGTCCTACGACTCTAACCAGGGGGCCATACAGGCGATGGAAAAAGGCATCGCTAATTCGGTAAGTATTATGATGCCCTGTCCCTGGGCAGCCAGTTTCGTCAAGTATGCTAAAGATCATCCTGAGACTGATGCTGGCTTACACCTTACGCTTACCTCGGAGTGGAAAGATTATCGTTGGCACCCCCTGAGCGGTATACCTGCTGTTCCCGGTCTGGTAGATGGAGAAGGGGCCATGTGGCATACGGTTGAGCAGGTCGCTACCCACGCTTCTCCTGACGAAGTGGAGCAGGAAATTCGTCAGCAGGTAGAACGTGCATTAAGGCTTGGTTATCGGCCTACGCATCTGGATTCTCATATGGGGACGCTTTTTGCCACCGAAGAATTTATCCGGAGATATGTCAAAGTGGGAGTGGATTATGACATTCCGGTAATGATTCCCGGAGGACATAATACTTTGCTCAGGCAGGGGTATCGTGAGCAGGGCATACGCAGGCTCAGGGAAGCTGGTAAATATAAAGAAGGGATGGAAGTGCCTTTGCCCGAAGCGGTTTCCAAAGCTGAAACCGTAGGGGAGATGGTCTGGAAGGCTGGCTTGCCGGTACTTGATGATCTGCATACCATCAGTGGAGACTGGGCTTTACCGGAAGGAAAAGAAAAAAATGAACAAAATATTCATGAGCTGAAAGTGCAGAAGTTCAAAGAACTTTTTGAAAATATGCGGCCCGGCGTGACTATGGTCATCGTACATTGTACTGATCCTACAGAAGTATTTCCCAAAATATCAGGCTCAGGTTTGTCCCGTAAAGGCGATCTGCTGGCCATGATGGACCCCCGACTCAAGCAATACCTAAAAGATAATAATATTCAACTGACCACCTGGCGGGAGCTCAAATCAAGACGGGGCCGCCTGAATAAGTAAAACCAAATTAATTACCCCAAATAAAGTTAGTCCAATGAAAAATCTTTGCCTTATTCCAGGACTTCGGTTAGTACCGGGCTGGAACGGTTCACAAAAACTGAAAGTCAAATACCTGCTTCTAAGCATATCACTATTTCTTATAGCCAGCACTACTTATGCTGGCGAGCCTGACCTGCCCTTTGAACAAGCAGTATCCGTAAAATTTACTTTATCTGAAGATTTAGAAGGCGCCAGATTACAAAAAGTAGTGGTGGATTATGACGATGTGGTACATGTATTATCTGACCAGGGCTTACTTAGCATCATAGAAGGAGAAATGGTGAAAAACATAGGTTATCGTCCTCTGGCTGATAAAAAGCCAGTAGACATCGCCATACAGGAAGAGTCCGGTTATTTGTATTATCTGTACGAAGATCAGTGGTTGACGAATGCCCATGCTGGGATTCCTCACGGAAACCTTACTGCCGGTACTTTTGATCGTCTGGCTGTAAATCATAATGGTGCGGTCCTTTTATCAGGTCCCAAAGCGATGGCAAAGTATGCCAATGGAGAAATGAAAAAACTGAAGCATCCCGGAGAGAACATTTTAGATGTACAGACGCATCGCGGACAGTTCTATGTACTGGGTGACAAGCAATTGTACAGGCTGGAAGGAGAAAAGCTAAGCCCCCTTCACCAGGGTGATGAGGTGAGCAGCATGACCTTCAGAGAAGATGAAATCGTATTGGGGACTTCCAATGGCTATTACGGGATTTCCTGTCTGGATGGCACGCATACCTTTACGCAATTTAACAAGGTCCC
Proteins encoded:
- a CDS encoding polysaccharide deacetylase family protein; amino-acid sequence: MKRSLSITIIFFLGFSLKAEAQTYAEKLGWEAGQKLLIMHVDDAGMSYDSNQGAIQAMEKGIANSVSIMMPCPWAASFVKYAKDHPETDAGLHLTLTSEWKDYRWHPLSGIPAVPGLVDGEGAMWHTVEQVATHASPDEVEQEIRQQVERALRLGYRPTHLDSHMGTLFATEEFIRRYVKVGVDYDIPVMIPGGHNTLLRQGYREQGIRRLREAGKYKEGMEVPLPEAVSKAETVGEMVWKAGLPVLDDLHTISGDWALPEGKEKNEQNIHELKVQKFKELFENMRPGVTMVIVHCTDPTEVFPKISGSGLSRKGDLLAMMDPRLKQYLKDNNIQLTTWRELKSRRGRLNK